The following are from one region of the Juglans regia cultivar Chandler chromosome 10, Walnut 2.0, whole genome shotgun sequence genome:
- the LOC109012816 gene encoding protein MIZU-KUSSEI 1-like translates to MADTRILPNTPIEDSYETSPRTPPQSTTPRHSSLVQPSQKKKRKTKAFRVFRSVIRSFPIIAPTCKMGTLPIGLPEGYRGTSGSTRVTGTVFGYRKGRVSLSIQESPRCLPSLVVELAMQTNVLQKEMSSGMVRIALECEKRLEKDKTWILDEALWTMYCNGKKCGYGVKREASEEDLNVMELLKAVSMGAGVLPGNSEVEGTDGELAYMRAYFERVVGSKDSETLYMLNPDGSNGPELSIFFVRV, encoded by the coding sequence ATGGCGGATACACGAATACTTCCCAATACACCCATCGAAGATTCTTATGAAACATCTCCACGAACGCCTCCGCAGTCAACAACGCCGCGCCACTCATCCCTCGTCCAACCATCCCAAAAAAAGAAGCGCAAAACCAAAGCTTTCAGAGTCTTTCGCTCCGTCATCCGATCCTTCCCTATCATCGCACCGACATGCAAGATGGGCACACTCCCGATCGGTTTACCGGAAGGATATCGCGGCACGAGCGGCAGTACCCGAGTCACCGGCACCGTGTTCGGGTACCGGAAAGGACGGGTGAGCTTGTCCATTCAAGAAAGCCCGAGGTGTTTACCCTCGTTGGTGGTAGAGCTGGCCATGCAAACAAACGTGTTGCAGAAGGAGATGAGCTCGGGAATGGTCCGGATTGCTCTGGAATGCGAGAAGAGACTGGAGAAGGACAAGACGTGGATCTTGGACGAGGCATTGTGGACCATGTATTGCAATGGGAAGAAGTGTGGGTATGGCGTCAAAAGAGAGGCTTCCGAGGAGGACTTGAACGTGATGGAGCTCCTGAAGGCCGTGTCAATGGGTGCCGGCGTTCTCCCGGGGAATTCCGAAGTCGAAGGTACGGACGGCGAGTTGGCATACATGCGTGCGTATTTCGAACGAGTCGTGGGTTCCAAGGATTCCGAGACACTGTACATGTTGAACCCAGACGGTAGCAACGGTCCTGAGCTTAGTATTTTCTTCGTCAGGGTTTGA
- the LOC108979519 gene encoding uncharacterized protein LOC108979519, whose protein sequence is MSDFGDDELSIESYRSIPWLIWIQLLILVLLFFLLYCFTLFVPADHHSDDQTTSTTASSTYTSQLVSSETQRHRSIPKRNTTTNVTNSCLETITQVGGGIIKRSEIGTSTSRRSRRSRRSSVREAEDQVTERESSSAVTPKYYHPCDYFRQATIAFLKCLGLDSTRDQNSFRGES, encoded by the exons atgtcCGATTTTGGGGATGATGAGCTTTCAATAGAGAGCTACAGATCAATCCCTTGGCTTATATGGATTCAGCTCTTGATCCTGGTCctcctcttctttctcctttACTGCTTCACCCTTTTTGTCCCTGCAGATCATCACTCCGACGACCAAACTACCAGTACTACTGCTTCTTCTACATATACGAGTCAGCTCGTTTCCAGCGAAACCCAGAGACATAGGTCGATCCCTAAGCGCAATACCACAACAAATGTTACAAATTCATGCTTAGAGACTATTACTCAG GTCGGAGGAGGAATTATAAAGAGATCAGAAATAGGGACAAGCACGAGTAGAAGGAGTAGAAGAAGTAGAAGATCATCGGTGAGAGAAGCAGAAGATCAGGTTACAGAAAGGGAGTCATCATCTGCAGTAACCCCTAAATATTATCACCCCTGCGATTATTTCAGGCAGGCTACAATAGCATTTTTGAAATGTTTAGGCTTAGACTCCACTCGTGATCAGAATTCCTTTAGGGGAGAGAGTTAA